A segment of the Cenarchaeum symbiosum A genome:
CCCCTCGTAGAGCAGTGAGAACGCCGTGTACATGCTCAGCGGCGAAAAGAAGATGTTCCCCTCCTCTCCCGATACCTGCCTGTAAAAGTCGGCGGCAAAGGCGTTGTTGGAATCCGCTATCTCCCGCGGGATGACAGCGGATTCTATCTCAGATGCGCTGACCACGGGCAGGCTGGCGAGGTCCGGGGGCCCTACCTCCACGGGCGCTGGTCCTCCCTGTATTACGGATGCTGACAGTGCAGAGTATGCTACAGCCGCGGCCACAATTATCACGACTGCAGCTGCAAGGTACGCCCTCCTCACGGGACGGCCACCGCGTATGGCTCGCGCACGGTGTCTATCCCGTCGGATGCGGTAATCCAGAATACGTGTGTGCCCCCGTCCACCGCGGATATATCTATCAGGACGGTAGCCGTGCCGTTGCCATGGTCCGATACCGAGACCACCGCCGGGGGCAGATCATCATGTATCACGCCTATACTGACGAGATCGCCGTCCAGGTCGGATGCCCGTACCAGCAGCGATACCGCATCTGATGCCGCCTGTATCGGGCCGTACACTGCTGTACCGTTGAGGTATGCGTCAAGTTCAGGCTCTTCGTTGTCGGCGGGTTGAAGCCCCGGCGCGCCCTGGGACTGCGAATATGCAGGAATGGTGAACAGTGCGATCAATGCAAGGGTGGCCGCGGCGGCACCAACCTGCATCTTCATAATGAAGCCGAATCTGAAGGTGTATTTAAAACTGCACAGTATCAGGTGGGATGCGTTTGTTCTAGTATTGGCGGGGTAATGCCACGGTCAGCGGCACAATACAAAGTCCAGCGAACGAAACAGGGTGCAAGGGAAGGCCCGTGAGGAACGGGCTGTCACGGGCCACCTGATTTGGGCAACCGGCCTCGGTGACGCATACGGCCCTTAACCCTGTCACAGGATCCCGTTCATGTGGAGAATCGCATAATGCAGGCACAGGGGCGGTTCAAAAAATTTGGGAGAAGATTCCCATGTAGCTATGGCTGCCCATGTTTGGATCCATGGCACCTATTTTGGATAGAGCCGGCGGCGCGGCCGGAGTAATTCCTGCCGGGCCCATGCAGGTGTTCCCTGCCCTAGTAAGTGATATAGAATAGGCGGCCACGTCTGCGGTGGGAAAGATATGAAGGCGGAGATACAGTCCTTTTCAGACCTGTTCGAGGGGGCCAGGCAGATAAAGGTCCCGATATACCAGAGGGCATACAGCTGGGAGAGGGACGACTGCGAGCAGCTGTGGGAGGACGTCCTAAAGATCGCCGGTGAGCCGCGCGCGAATCACTTCATGGGGACAATAGTGTGCTCAAGGGAGGACGGCTCCTCCGAGCTGATAAGGCGCTATACAGTAGTTGACGGGCAGCAGCGCCTGGCCACCGTCTTGCTGCTTGTGGCCGCATGGTGCAAAAAGGCCGTGGAACTGGGGGTGGATCCGTCAAGATGCAGCGAGATGGAGTATGTGTTCATCAAAAACCAGTTCAAAGAGGATACCGACAAGTACAAGCTCGTCCTTGCCAGGGGCGACAACAACAGGTTCGTCATGCTTATGGAAGGCGAGAGGCCCGCGGCCGGGGACCAGGGGCTCATTGACAAGGCCTATGAATTCTTTGAAAAGAAGCTGGGTGCAAAGACTGCCGACATTGATGCCGTAAGAAGGGGGATACTCGGGCTGAGGATGGCATTCATCGAGCTGGGCGATGACAAGGACATGGCGCAGGGCATCTTTGAGAGCCTCAACAGCAAGGGCAAGCCGCTGACCCAGGTCGACCTGGTAAGGAACTTTGTGCTCATGAGTTTTGACTCTGGGGAGAGGGAGATGATATATGATACCACGTGGGCCGACATAGAGAACGAGCTGGGCAGCAGCGAGAGGTTCAACGAGTTTGTCATACACTACCTGGTCGCAATGACACAAACCCCTGTAAAGGCCGACCGCGCCTACCACGATTTCATGTGGCATGTAAAGATAGGGCATGCCGGGGGCGACATGAGGCGCGTGCTAGTCGAGATGAGGCGGTATGCGGGATACTACAAGAGGATGCTGGACGGAGGATTTGCCGGGCCGCGGGGCGGCGAGATAGACTCTGCAGTCAGCGGCATAAAGAGCCTCAAATCCACCACGGCGTACCCCCTGCTGCTGTGCCTGGCAGAGTGCCATTACGGGGAGGGGAATCTGGGCACGGAGGACCTGCTGGAAATATTGGGCATGCTGGAGTCGTACGTGTGCAGGAGGACGGTGTGCAACCTGCACACAAACAGGCGGATCAGGGTCTTCAACAAGCTTGCCAAATGTGTAAAGGAAGTTGAAACCGGGCACCTTGCCAGGATACGCGGGGAATTCGGCGAGATAAACAAGATAGAATCCGAGAGGTTCCCAGACGATGACGAGTTTATGGAAAAGATGGCAATCGCCAACATATACGAATCGGCGCCCAAACTGTACATACTACGCAGGCTGGAGGAGTCCAGGGGGAGCAAGGTGCTCGGGCCCAACCACACAATAGAGCATGTGATGCCCCGCTCGCTCACGGATTGGTGGAGGGAGCACCTCGGGGAGGAGCACGAGGAGATACACCTGAGGTACCTGCACAGGGTGGGCAACCTTACGCTTACCGCGCACAACCCGCTTCTGGGCAACGGATCGCTGCCGGAAAAGAGGGATCACGAGCACGGCTATGCAAACAGCGGGTTGAACCTGGACGAGCTTCTCGCCGATGCCAGGGAATGGCGGGCCGGTGACATAGACAGGCGCGGCCGGGTGCTCGCCCGGCAGGCCGTCAGTGTGTGGAGATACCCCGACATTGAAAGGCCAAAGGCTGTCCCGCAGAACGGCGGGCGTGAAGAGCCCGGCGTGGAGGACTTTCTCAAAGGGAGCGCCCGGCAGGGGGTGCCCGAAGTCGATGCCCCGCGGAGGGAGCTGTTTCATGCGCTGATAGAGAGGATACCGGCGGAGCTTGAAGGCGTCAGGTTCAAGCAGAATGCAACATATGCGGAATTCAAGCTCGGGGGAAACAGGTTCTGCATGATAAAGGCGGGAAACTCAAAGCTGCTTATGATATACCATACCAAGGACGGTAGGTTTGCAAAAGATAGAAAGTCGGTCATCTCTACAATAGAGCTCAGTGGAAAGAGAAAATTTGCGTCATCAACCGAGGGCGACTTCATATCATGGATAGAGACTGTGGAGGATGCCGAGCTGGCAATGGGTGCGCTGCGTGCCCTGTACAAGGATCTTGCGGGATAGGCAGAATGGCGGCCGGAAGATACCCGAACGACACATACCGAATGACGTGGCCTGATCTGGCAAGGCTGCCACCCTCCGGAAGCCCCAATGAGCCCCGTCCTGCCCGCCGTACACGTTGCAGGGGTGCCAGCGTCCTGCCGCCCTGCAAGGGGCCTGCAAACGGCTTTATCCCCGCCGCCGGGCAGACCCACCATGTCACTCGACAGGACTGAGGCCTCCCTCGACAAGATCATAAAGCCACTCTCAGATGAGATCGAATCCCGCGAGTTCCTCATAAAGAACACCAGGGATGTGATCAGCATGTGCAGCAGGGCCATAATAGCGGTCCATGCAGGCGACACGGTCTCTGCTGCTGCAAAGGCAAAAGAAGCAGCCAAGCTGCTCCGCTCGCACAAAAAGAGGGCTGCCGGCGGCCTGCGGAGATACCTGGCAGTACCCGAGCAGGAGCTAGTCGAGGCGCTCTCCCTGATAGCGATAGTCGGGGGCAGGCCCGTCCCGTCCAGGGAATCACTTGGCGTCTCGGGCCCGTCGTATGTTCTCGGCCTGCTCGACTGCATAGGCGAGCTAAAGAGGCTCGCATACGACAGGATCCGCGCAGGGGACGCCGCAGGCGCGCAGGACGCCTTTCGCACAATGGAGGGCCTCTACAACATGCTCTACCCGTTTGCGGCATTCGACAAGGTCATCAAGGAGGCCCGGAGAAAGCTCGACGTGGCAAGGATACTCATCGAGGATACAAGGGCGGCAGTCACGGAAGAGGCCAGAAGGGCGGAGCTGCTCCATGCGCTAAGGGGCTTGAGATCCATGGGTGCGGGCGATGGGATTTGAACCCACGAACTCCTAAGAGACTAGCCCCTCAAGCTAGCGCCTTTGACCAGGCTGGGCTACACCCGCACCGGGCCCCCGTGCAGGGTTTTTATATTCCTTGATTCATCGCGGCGCCATGCTGGTACCCGTCAGATGCTTCACCTGTGGAAACCTCGTCGCCGACAAGTTCGGCGAGTACAAGTCGAGGGTGGAGGCAGGCGAGGCGCCAGGCAAGGTGCTAGATTCGCTCGGCATGGAGAGGTACTGCTGCAGGAGGATGCTCTTCACGTCGATAGAGACCATCCAGCAGATTATACCGTTCTACGAGGCGGTCCAAAAGAGATACCAGGAAGTCCAGTCAGAGCTGGAGTAGCTTGTCCCGGATTACCTCAGTCCGCGGAAGAATTGTATACAACAGCCGCGGATCCCGGACGGTCGAGGTGGATGTCATATCCGACGGAAAATTCCTCGGCAGGGCCTGCGCCCCTTCTGGCGCCAGCGTGGGAATACACGAGGTGAGGAACTTTCCCGACGGCGGCCCCGAGGCCAGCCTTGCAGCCATAACCGGCAGCGCCGGCAGGTTCAAGGGCTTGAACCCCGGGGATTCCGGCGCCGTGCATGCTGCCGTGCGCGAAATGGACGATACCCCGGACTATTCCATAGCGGGTGGCGCGTCGGCCTTTGCCATAACGATAGCTGCGGCCTACTCGGCTGCTGCCGCCGCCGGCGTCCCGCTGTACAGGGTGCTCGACCCGAATGTCGAGCCGAGGTTCCCGTATCCGCTCGGCAACGTGCTCGGCGGGGGCGCCCACGCGGGGCCCGGGTCCCCGGACATACAGGAGATACTGGTCTGCGCCACCGGCCTGAGGGACATACGGGAGGCAATCGAGGCCAACCTGGCCGTGCACAAAGAGCTCGGGCTGGTACTCCGGAAGAAGGACCGCCTCTTTGCAGGCGGCAAGGGCGACGAGGGCGGGTGGGCCCCGAGGGCCTGCAGTGCAGAAGCGCTGGAGATGGCCGCAGAGGCGTGCGAGAACCTCGGGTATGCGCTTGGAAAGGAGGTCTCGCTGGGGGTGGACTTTGCCGCCTCGACCCAGTGGGACAGGGAAAAGGGCGCATACTCTTATTCCAGGGACGGCTTTGAGAACTCGCCGGGCGAGCAGATAGACTATGCGGCGGGGATAATAGAAAAGTACAAGCTGATATACGCAGAAGATGCCGTCCACGAGGAGGAGTTTGACGGGATGGCCGAGCTGACACGCCGGTTCCCCGGCGTCCTGGTCGCCGGCGACGACCTCACCGTTACTAGCGCCGCAATGCTCAGAAAGGCCGTCAAGAAGGGATCGTGCAATGCGGCCATACTCAAGGTAAACCAGGCGGGCAGCCTGTACGACGCGATGAAGTTTGCCGCAGAGGCCACGGCCGGCGGCATACGGCTGGTCACGTCCCACAGGTCTGGCGAGACGACAGACGCGCACGTAACCCACATAGGGATAGCGACCGGCTCTGTAATGCTCAAAGTGGGCGCAGTAGGGGGCGAGAGGGTCGCCAAGGCAAACGAGCTGATCCGCCTCTCGGAGCAGGGTTTAATACATGGCATGGCCGGGATCTAGAAATTGAGTGTCAGGTTCCAGAGCGATGACGAATACATGAGGAATCTCATAACCACCTCGGGGATAAGCATCGGCACCCAGGTAAAGACCAAGTTCATGAAGCAGTTCATAAGCGATACGGACCCGACTGGCACGTACACGCTAGACCTAGAGGCCACCCAGGGCAGGATAAAAGCGGCAGCCCAGTTTATAGAGCATACGGGCGCGTCCGAGCTGATAGTCTGCTCTGGAAAGGACAGCGCGCGGGTCCCCATCAGAAAGTTCGCCGAGCTGGTCGGGTGCAAGGACATACACAAGAGGTTCATGCCGGGCACGCTGACAAACCCGGACCTGCCAAAATACATGGAGCCCAAGCTGCTCCTGGTATGCGACCCCCAGGTCGACGCGCAGGCTGTAACCGAGGCCACCAATGCGGGCATACCCGTAATAGGGATAGCCAACAGCGACAATGTGACGTCAAGATTAGACGTGATAATACCCGCCAACAACCGCGGGCGCGGGGCGCTGGCTGCGATATTCTGGCTGCTCGCCCGGGAGGTCCTCGTGATCAGGGGCGAAGTAGACGAGACAAAGCCGATGAAGTATGAAATAGACGACTTTGAGACAAAGGATGTGCGAGAGGATGAGTAATGCGCACAAGGACGCCGGCTGCTGCCGGCAAGTTCTATCCGGCCGGCGCGGATGAGACGCGCGATACAATACGCTGGTGTGTAAACCACCCGTCCGGGCCGGGGCCCGACCCGCCCGAGCTTGACGGCGTAATAGGAATGATCTGCCCCCATGCAGGGTACAGGTATTCTGGGCCCGTCGCATGCCACGGCCTGCTATCTATACGGCACACGAGCCCCCGGCTGTTCGTCATGGCAGGTCCCAACCACTGGGGCCTGGGCCTCGGCATTGCAGGGATTGGAGCCTGCAGGTGGATCACGCCGGCAGGATACGTGGAGACTGACGATGCAGGATCTGTCGAGCTGGAACGCTGCGGAATAAAAGAGGACTTTTTCGCCCATTCAAAGGAGCACAGCCTCGAGGTGATAGTCCCCATGCTGCAGGAGTTTTTTGGAGAATTTGGGATACTCCCCATACTGCTCTCCGAGCAGGGTGAGGAGCAGGCCGCAAAAGTGGGCGGGGCGATGGCGCGCGCCGCAAAAGGCAGGGATTCTATGCTGATAGGCTCGTCGGACCTTACACATTACGAGTCAAATGCATTTGCGCACGAGCAGGACGGCGCCCTGATAGAGGCGATATTATCCATGGATACTGTAAAGTTCTATGCCGTTCTCCGGGAGAGAAAGGTCAGCGCCTGCGGGTACGGCGCGAT
Coding sequences within it:
- a CDS encoding dioxygenase (COG1355); translation: MRTRTPAAAGKFYPAGADETRDTIRWCVNHPSGPGPDPPELDGVIGMICPHAGYRYSGPVACHGLLSIRHTSPRLFVMAGPNHWGLGLGIAGIGACRWITPAGYVETDDAGSVELERCGIKEDFFAHSKEHSLEVIVPMLQEFFGEFGILPILLSEQGEEQAAKVGGAMARAAKGRDSMLIGSSDLTHYESNAFAHEQDGALIEAILSMDTVKFYAVLRERKVSACGYGAIAATMAASIELGATKGTLLKYATSGDITGDEQSVVGYCSIVFS
- a CDS encoding DNA-directed RNA polymerase, subunit N (COG1644), which gives rise to MLVPVRCFTCGNLVADKFGEYKSRVEAGEAPGKVLDSLGMERYCCRRMLFTSIETIQQIIPFYEAVQKRYQEVQSELE
- a CDS encoding enolase (COG0148) — encoded protein: MSRITSVRGRIVYNSRGSRTVEVDVISDGKFLGRACAPSGASVGIHEVRNFPDGGPEASLAAITGSAGRFKGLNPGDSGAVHAAVREMDDTPDYSIAGGASAFAITIAAAYSAAAAAGVPLYRVLDPNVEPRFPYPLGNVLGGGAHAGPGSPDIQEILVCATGLRDIREAIEANLAVHKELGLVLRKKDRLFAGGKGDEGGWAPRACSAEALEMAAEACENLGYALGKEVSLGVDFAASTQWDREKGAYSYSRDGFENSPGEQIDYAAGIIEKYKLIYAEDAVHEEEFDGMAELTRRFPGVLVAGDDLTVTSAAMLRKAVKKGSCNAAILKVNQAGSLYDAMKFAAEATAGGIRLVTSHRSGETTDAHVTHIGIATGSVMLKVGAVGGERVAKANELIRLSEQGLIHGMAGI
- a CDS encoding conserved hypothetical protein (COG1479), producing MKAEIQSFSDLFEGARQIKVPIYQRAYSWERDDCEQLWEDVLKIAGEPRANHFMGTIVCSREDGSSELIRRYTVVDGQQRLATVLLLVAAWCKKAVELGVDPSRCSEMEYVFIKNQFKEDTDKYKLVLARGDNNRFVMLMEGERPAAGDQGLIDKAYEFFEKKLGAKTADIDAVRRGILGLRMAFIELGDDKDMAQGIFESLNSKGKPLTQVDLVRNFVLMSFDSGEREMIYDTTWADIENELGSSERFNEFVIHYLVAMTQTPVKADRAYHDFMWHVKIGHAGGDMRRVLVEMRRYAGYYKRMLDGGFAGPRGGEIDSAVSGIKSLKSTTAYPLLLCLAECHYGEGNLGTEDLLEILGMLESYVCRRTVCNLHTNRRIRVFNKLAKCVKEVETGHLARIRGEFGEINKIESERFPDDDEFMEKMAIANIYESAPKLYILRRLEESRGSKVLGPNHTIEHVMPRSLTDWWREHLGEEHEEIHLRYLHRVGNLTLTAHNPLLGNGSLPEKRDHEHGYANSGLNLDELLADAREWRAGDIDRRGRVLARQAVSVWRYPDIERPKAVPQNGGREEPGVEDFLKGSARQGVPEVDAPRRELFHALIERIPAELEGVRFKQNATYAEFKLGGNRFCMIKAGNSKLLMIYHTKDGRFAKDRKSVISTIELSGKRKFASSTEGDFISWIETVEDAELAMGALRALYKDLAG
- a CDS encoding ribosomal protein S2 (COG0052) translates to MSVRFQSDDEYMRNLITTSGISIGTQVKTKFMKQFISDTDPTGTYTLDLEATQGRIKAAAQFIEHTGASELIVCSGKDSARVPIRKFAELVGCKDIHKRFMPGTLTNPDLPKYMEPKLLLVCDPQVDAQAVTEATNAGIPVIGIANSDNVTSRLDVIIPANNRGRGALAAIFWLLAREVLVIRGEVDETKPMKYEIDDFETKDVREDE
- a CDS encoding RNA-binding protein (COG2178); the protein is MSLDRTEASLDKIIKPLSDEIESREFLIKNTRDVISMCSRAIIAVHAGDTVSAAAKAKEAAKLLRSHKKRAAGGLRRYLAVPEQELVEALSLIAIVGGRPVPSRESLGVSGPSYVLGLLDCIGELKRLAYDRIRAGDAAGAQDAFRTMEGLYNMLYPFAAFDKVIKEARRKLDVARILIEDTRAAVTEEARRAELLHALRGLRSMGAGDGI